From the bacterium genome, the window AGGCGTTGAGAACAGAAAAAGAAGCAGGAGCAAGTATGGGACGAGGCGACCTAAGGGCTCTACTAAGTAGTCTGGATTGTGGTGGGGAACCTCATATTGTGTTCTGTGTTATAGTCTGAGAGAAAGATTAGGATGGCAAGACGAAGAAAGATACAGCGGCGAGTCCTCTCTCCGGACCCCGTTTATGGCGACAGCCTCGTGACGAAGTTAATCGATTCCATCATGCGGTGGGGCAAGAAGAGCCTGGCCGAGCGCATCGTTTACGATGCCCTGGAGATCATCAAGACTAAATCCAAGAGCGATCCGCTCGAGGTTTTGTTCAAGGCGCTGGAGAATACTAAGCCGATCTTGGAGGTCAAATCGCGAAGGGTAGGCGGGGCGACGTATCAAGTGCCGGTGGAGGTTAGGCTGCACCGGCAGGTGGCGCTGAGTGTGCGGTGGTTGACCAGTTTCGCCAGGAAGCGAGACGGGAAAACGATGCAAGAGAGACTGGCCGCGGAGATTTTGGATGCAAGCCAGAGCAGGGGAGGCGCCGTAAAACGTAGGGAAGACATTCAGAAGATGGCGGAGGCGAATAAGGCCTTTGTGCACTATCGGTGGTAGCTGCATGAAGACACTTTTTTGCTCGTAGCTTCTGGTTGACTTGCCTCGAGGGTAGAGCGCTGTGCCGGGGCGGCACCCGTGTGGCGTTTCCGTTGGTTTTTTAATCATGAGTGTGAAAGATGGCGAGACAGTATCCTCTTCACAAGATTCGGAATATTGGTCTGATGGCCCACATTGATGCGGGCAAGACGACGACTACGGAGAGGATTTTGTATTATACAGGGACCTCGCATCGGATTGGCGAGGTCGATACAGGCAACACGGTGATGGACTGGATGGAGCTCGAGCAGGAACGCGGTATTACGATAACATCTGCTGCGACGCAGTGTTTTTGGAAGGATTACAGGATCAATGTTATTGACACTCCCGGGCACGTCGATTTCACGGCAGAGGTTGAGCGCTGCCTCAGAGTTCTTGATGGCGTCGTCATGATAATCTGCGCAGTCGGCAAGGTTCAGCCTCAGTCGGAGACGGTGTGGCGCCAGGCGGACAAGTATCGCGTCCCGCGGTTGGTTTTCGTAAACAAGATGGACAGAACTGGGGCGGACTATTTCGGCGCGGTGAAGGAGATCGAGCGGACTTTTGGCTGCGTTGCGGCGCCGATAGCAATCCCCATCGGAGCAGAGGCTGAGTTTTCAGGCATAATAGACCTCGTTGAGGAGGAGGCCCTGTTCTTTGACGAGATAACTTCTGGGGCGAAGGTTCGCCGGGAATCTATCTCGGAGGAGTTCAGTGCAAGCGTGGCCAAGTCGCGTGAGCGCCTCGTTGAGGCGTTGAGCGAGGTTGACGATTCTATTTTGGACAGTTTTTACCGCAATGTGCCGAGTTTTAAGGGCGAGATGCGTCTTTTGCTTCGGCGTGGTACGATTGAGAACAAGATCGTGCCGGTGCTTTGTGGTTCTGCATTCAAGAACAAGGGTGTGCAGCTTCTTCTGGACGCGATTTGTGACTATTTGCCGTCGCCGGTTGACGCGCCGGCGGCTAGGGGGTTGGACCCGGTCACAGGTGCGGAGATACATCGGCGGCCGAGGGATTCGGAGCCGTTTTGTGGGTTCGTTTTCAAGATAATATCTGATCCGAAGATGGGGACGCTTGCGTTTTGTCGGGTGTATTCTGGGAAGCTTTCTGCGGGCTCGTACGTATTCAATCCGAGAACGAGAGGCCGTGAGCGGGTCTCGAGGCTGCTCAAGATTCATGCCAACAAGTATGAGGACGTGTCGAACGTCTATGCTGGGGACATCACGGCGATAGTTGGCGCCAAGAATCTCTCGACGGGGGATACCGTTTGCGACCAGGATGCGCCAATCATTCTGGAACAGATCGTGTTCCCTGAGCCGGTGGTGTCGGTCAGTGTTGAGCCCAAGACGATGAAGGACAGAGAGAAGCTTTCTAGCTCCTTGAGGACGCTTGCGCGGGAGGACCCGACTTTCAAGATTGCGCACAATTCTGAGACAGGAGAGACAATCATCTCGGGAATGGGCGAGCTGCACATCGATGTAGTTTTGAACCGGCTGCTTCGCGAGTACAACGTTGACGCAAACATAGGTCGTCCCCGGGTGAGTTATCGCGAAACGATAACTAAGAAGGCGCGCGCTGAGGGCAAGATCGTCAAGCAGAGCGGTGGACGCGGCCAATATGCTGACGTATGGCTTGAGGTAGAGCCAGGCGAATCTGGCGCTGGGGTTGTGTTTGAGGACAGGACCGTTGGCGGGGTCATCCCGAAGCAGTTTATTTCGTCCGTTGAAAAGGGGGTGTTGGGCGCCTCACAAGAGGGAGTGATCGCGGGGTATCCGGTAATTGACGTGCAGGTTGCGCTTGTTGACGGCTCGTTTCATCCCGTGGATTCTTCGGAGATCGCTTTCATGCTGGCGGGTCGGGAGGCTTTTTTGAAGGTGATAAAGGAGGCCAAACCGGTTCTTCTCGAGCCCATTTTTGAGCTTGAGATAACGCTTCCTCCCGAGTCGGTTGGTGAGGTAACCGGAAACCTTCAGGCCAGGCGAGGCAAAGTGTGGAGCATATCTTCTGGGAACAATATAGAAACCGTTAAGGCAGAAGTGCCGCTCGCAAACATGTTCGGCTATGCTACGGCGCTTCGGTCGTTCACGAAGGGGCGAGGGAATTACTCGATGCAGTTCGATCGGTATCAGCAGGTTCCTTGGTCAGTTCAGCAGGAGGTTCTGAAGAGTTGTCACTGACCGAGGGTGAGAGATATTGTTTCATGGGATGTTTTAATTTGGGTGTTGACACATCAGTTTCGGAAAATATAATGGGCGGTTCTGTCTCTTGGTTTGGAGGTCTCTCCTTCAGGATTGTTTCAAACGGGAAATCGAGAATGTA encodes:
- the rpsG gene encoding 30S ribosomal protein S7: MARRRKIQRRVLSPDPVYGDSLVTKLIDSIMRWGKKSLAERIVYDALEIIKTKSKSDPLEVLFKALENTKPILEVKSRRVGGATYQVPVEVRLHRQVALSVRWLTSFARKRDGKTMQERLAAEILDASQSRGGAVKRREDIQKMAEANKAFVHYRW
- the fusA gene encoding elongation factor G, producing the protein MARQYPLHKIRNIGLMAHIDAGKTTTTERILYYTGTSHRIGEVDTGNTVMDWMELEQERGITITSAATQCFWKDYRINVIDTPGHVDFTAEVERCLRVLDGVVMIICAVGKVQPQSETVWRQADKYRVPRLVFVNKMDRTGADYFGAVKEIERTFGCVAAPIAIPIGAEAEFSGIIDLVEEEALFFDEITSGAKVRRESISEEFSASVAKSRERLVEALSEVDDSILDSFYRNVPSFKGEMRLLLRRGTIENKIVPVLCGSAFKNKGVQLLLDAICDYLPSPVDAPAARGLDPVTGAEIHRRPRDSEPFCGFVFKIISDPKMGTLAFCRVYSGKLSAGSYVFNPRTRGRERVSRLLKIHANKYEDVSNVYAGDITAIVGAKNLSTGDTVCDQDAPIILEQIVFPEPVVSVSVEPKTMKDREKLSSSLRTLAREDPTFKIAHNSETGETIISGMGELHIDVVLNRLLREYNVDANIGRPRVSYRETITKKARAEGKIVKQSGGRGQYADVWLEVEPGESGAGVVFEDRTVGGVIPKQFISSVEKGVLGASQEGVIAGYPVIDVQVALVDGSFHPVDSSEIAFMLAGREAFLKVIKEAKPVLLEPIFELEITLPPESVGEVTGNLQARRGKVWSISSGNNIETVKAEVPLANMFGYATALRSFTKGRGNYSMQFDRYQQVPWSVQQEVLKSCH